Proteins from one Hemicordylus capensis ecotype Gifberg chromosome 7, rHemCap1.1.pri, whole genome shotgun sequence genomic window:
- the SRRM1 gene encoding serine/arginine repetitive matrix protein 1 isoform X4, with protein MDAGFFRGTSAEQDNRFSNKQKKLLKQLKFAECLEKKVDMSKVNLEVIKPWITKRVTEILGFEDDVVIEFIFNQLEVKNPDSKMMQINLTGFLNGKNAREFMGELWPLLLSAQENIAGIPSAFLELKKEEIKQRQIEQEKLASMKKQDEDKDKREKEDKENREKRDRSRSPRRRKSRSPSPRRRSSPVRKERKRSHSRSPHHKTKSRSVTPAPEKKEETPEPEPSIKIRETLIQEATSTSDILKVPKIEPVPDTKEMSPEGISKKEKEKEKEKTRQRSPSRSKSRSKSRSRSPSHSRPRRRHRSRSRSYSPRRRPSPRRRPSPRKRSPPRRIPPPPRHRRSRSPLRRRRRSSASLSGSSSSSSSSRSRSPPKKPPKRVVSSPPRKARRLSPSASPPRRRHRPSPPPSPPPKPRRSPTPQQSNRGRKPRGSVSPSRTSVPKHKSIEKRESPSPAPKPRKVELSESEEDKGGKMAAADSVQQRRQYRRQNQQSSSDSGSSSSSEEERPKKSNVKNGEVGRRRRRSHSRSPSPSPRKWQKDSSPRMQMGKRWQSPMVKSRRRRSPSPPPARRRRSPSPAPPPRRRRSPSLPRRRSPSPPPRRHSPTPRRYSPPIQRRYSPSPPPKRRTASPPPKRRASPSPQPKLRVSRSPPPKQRSSPLAKRRSPSISSKHRKGSPPSRSNREPRSPVQSKRHSPSPRPRPSRTSSSPPPLRRGPSSSPQQRQSPSPSTRPIRRVSRTPEPKKSKKVSTPSPHSPRRGSSSRSASGSPEPPPKKHTAPPSPAQSLSPSAHWSPTAPAKKAKSPTPSPSPVRNSDQEGGGKKKKKKKDKKHKKDKKHKKHKKHKKEKAAVAAAMAGFTTPAQDDPEKNVEPKKNS; from the exons ATGGACGCGGGCTTCTTCCGC GGAACAAGTGCAGAACAGGACAACCGCTTCAGCAACAAACAGAAGAAGCTACTGAAGCAACTGAAATTTGCAGAATGCCTAGAAAAGAAA GTGGACATGAGCAAAGTAAACCTGGAAGTAATCAAGCCATGGATAACAAAAAGAGTAACAGAAATCCTTGGATTTGAAGATGATGTAGTAATTGAATTTATATTCAACCAGTTGGAAGTGAAG AATCCAGATTCCAAAATGATGCAAATCAACCTGACTGGGTTCTTGAATGGGAAAAATGCTAGAGAGTTCATGGGAGAACTGTGGCCGCTACTGTTAAGCGCGCAAGAAAACATTGCTGGTATTCCATCTGCTTTCCTGGAGCTgaagaaagaagaaataaaacaGAGACAG ATTGAACAGGAAAAGCTGGCTTctatgaagaaacaagatgaagacaaggacaaaagagaaaaagaagataaAGAGAACAGGGAAAAGAGGGACCGATCCAGAAGCCCTAGAAG GCGCAAATCAAGGTCTCCTTCCCCTAGAAGGCGTTCATCACCAGTCAGGAAAGAGAGAAAACGCAGCCATTCCCGATCCCCACATCATAAAACGAAGAGTCGTAGTGTTACTCCTGCACCTGAAAAGAAAGAAGAGACTCCTGAACCAGAGCCTTCAATCAAAATAAGAGAAACTTTGATCCAAGAGGCCACGTCTACCAG TGATATCTTGAAAGTCCCTAAGATTGAGCCTGTGCCAGATACCAAGGAAATGTCTCCAGAAGGAATttcaaagaaggaaaaagagaaggaaaaggagaagactCGTCAAAGGTCTCCATCCCGATCTAAGTCAAGGTCTAAGTCTCGCTCTCGTTCTCCATCTCATTCAAGACCAAGAAGGCGCCATCGATCGCGATCCAG ATCATACTCTCCAAGGAGGCGGCCTAGCCCAAGACGACGACCATCTCCTCGGAAAAGAAGCCCACCGAGACGCATTCCGCCTCCACCTAGACACAGAAGGAGCAGATCTCCCTTGAGACG GAGACGACGGTCATCAGCATCTTTATCGGGAAgtagttcctcctcctcctcttcacgtTCCCGCTCTCCACCAAAGAAACCACCCAAGCGGGTTGTATCCAGCCCTCCTCGTAAAGCACGTAGACTGTCTCCTTCTGCAAGTCCTCCTAGGCGAAGACATAGGCCTTCCCCACCGCCAAGTCCGCCCCCAAAGCCACGCAGGTCTCCAACACCTCAACAGTCAAACCGTGGAAGAAAACCCCGGGGCTCAGTCTCTCCCAGTAGGACCTCAG TACCCAAACACAAAAGTATTGAAAAAAGGGAATCTCCTTCACCGGCACCCAAACCTAGAAAAGTAGAATTGTCAGAATCAG AAGAAGACAAGGGTGGTAAAATGGCGGCTGCAGATTCTGTGCAACAGAGGCGACAGTACAGAAGACAGAACCAGCAGTCTTCATCTG ATTCTGGTTCGTCGTCTTCCTCTGAAGAGGAACGGCCAAAAAAGTCAAATGTGAAGAATGGTGAAGTGGGTAGACGCCGAAGACGCTCTCATTCCCGCAGCCCATCTCCTTCTCCACGCAAATGGCAGAAAGACTCTTCCCCTCG GATGCAGATGGGAAAGAGGTGGCAGTCGCCAATGGTTAAAAG taggaggaggagaagtcccTCACCACCGCCAGCTAGAAGACGGCGCTCTCCTtctcctgcccctcctccaagACGGCGCAGGTCACCTTCATTACCACGCCGAAG GTCTCCGTCACCACCACCTCGTCGGCATTCTCCTACACCCAGAAGATACTCTCCTCCAATTCAGAGAAGATACTCGCCTTCACCACCTCCGAAGAGAAGAAcagcttctccccctcccaagcGAAGGGCGTCGCCTTCCCCACAACCGAAACTCAGAGTTTCTCGCTCTCCACCACCCAAACAGAGAAGCTCTCCTCTGGCAAAGAGACGTTCGCCATCAATATCTTCCAAGCACAGGAAGGGGTCTCCTCCCAGCAGGTCCAACCGTGAACCTCGCTCCCCAGTGCAGAGTAAACGGCATTCTCCGTCCCCGCGACCTAGGCCTTCCCGTACCTCTTCAAGTCCCCCACCGCTGCGCAGGGGACCTTCGTCTTCGCCTCAGCAAAGACAGTCTCCATCTCCAAGCACTAGGCCAATCCGGAGAGTCTCAAGGACCCCTGAACCCAAGAAGTCAAAGAA GGTTTCTACACCAAGTCCGCATTCTCCGAGAAGGGGATCTTCATCCAGGTCTGCATCGGGATCACCCGAGCCACCCCCCAAGAAACATACAGCGCCTCCATCTCCTGCTCAGTCTCTGTCGCCCTCTGCTCACTGGTCACCAACGGCACCTGCAAAGAAGGCTAAAAGTCCTACACCAAGCCCATCACCTGTAAGG AATTCTGATCAGGAAGGAggtggcaagaagaagaagaagaagaaggataaGAAGCATAAAAAGGATAAGAAGCACAAGAAGCACAAAAAGCATAAGAAAGAGAAGGCTGCAgtagctgctgccatggctggttTTACCACACCTGCCCAGGATGATCCAGAGAAAAACGTAGAGCCCAAAAAG AATTCCTGA
- the SRRM1 gene encoding serine/arginine repetitive matrix protein 1 isoform X3, whose protein sequence is MDAGFFRGTSAEQDNRFSNKQKKLLKQLKFAECLEKKVDMSKVNLEVIKPWITKRVTEILGFEDDVVIEFIFNQLEVKNPDSKMMQINLTGFLNGKNAREFMGELWPLLLSAQENIAGIPSAFLELKKEEIKQRQIEQEKLASMKKQDEDKDKREKEDKENREKRDRSRSPRRRKSRSPSPRRRSSPVRKERKRSHSRSPHHKTKSRSVTPAPEKKEETPEPEPSIKIRETLIQEATSTSDILKVPKIEPVPDTKEMSPEGISKKEKEKEKEKTRQRSPSRSKSRSKSRSRSPSHSRPRRRHRSRSRSYSPRRRPSPRRRPSPRKRSPPRRIPPPPRHRRSRSPLRRRRRSSASLSGSSSSSSSSRSRSPPKKPPKRVVSSPPRKARRLSPSASPPRRRHRPSPPPSPPPKPRRSPTPQQSNRGRKPRGSVSPSRTSVPKHKSIEKRESPSPAPKPRKVELSESEEDKGGKMAAADSVQQRRQYRRQNQQSSSDSGSSSSSEEERPKKSNVKNGEVGRRRRRSHSRSPSPSPRKWQKDSSPRRRRSPSPPPARRRRSPSPAPPPRRRRSPSLPRRRSPSPPPRRHSPTPRRYSPPIQRRYSPSPPPKRRTASPPPKRRASPSPQPKLRVSRSPPPKQRSSPLAKRRSPSISSKHRKGSPPSRSNREPRSPVQSKRHSPSPRPRPSRTSSSPPPLRRGPSSSPQQRQSPSPSTRPIRRVSRTPEPKKSKKVSTPSPHSPRRGSSSRSASGSPEPPPKKHTAPPSPAQSLSPSAHWSPTAPAKKAKSPTPSPSPVRNSDQEGGGKKKKKKKDKKHKKDKKHKKHKKHKKEKAAVAAAMAGFTTPAQDDPEKNVEPKKETESEAEDNLDDLEKHLREKALRSMRKAQTSPPS, encoded by the exons ATGGACGCGGGCTTCTTCCGC GGAACAAGTGCAGAACAGGACAACCGCTTCAGCAACAAACAGAAGAAGCTACTGAAGCAACTGAAATTTGCAGAATGCCTAGAAAAGAAA GTGGACATGAGCAAAGTAAACCTGGAAGTAATCAAGCCATGGATAACAAAAAGAGTAACAGAAATCCTTGGATTTGAAGATGATGTAGTAATTGAATTTATATTCAACCAGTTGGAAGTGAAG AATCCAGATTCCAAAATGATGCAAATCAACCTGACTGGGTTCTTGAATGGGAAAAATGCTAGAGAGTTCATGGGAGAACTGTGGCCGCTACTGTTAAGCGCGCAAGAAAACATTGCTGGTATTCCATCTGCTTTCCTGGAGCTgaagaaagaagaaataaaacaGAGACAG ATTGAACAGGAAAAGCTGGCTTctatgaagaaacaagatgaagacaaggacaaaagagaaaaagaagataaAGAGAACAGGGAAAAGAGGGACCGATCCAGAAGCCCTAGAAG GCGCAAATCAAGGTCTCCTTCCCCTAGAAGGCGTTCATCACCAGTCAGGAAAGAGAGAAAACGCAGCCATTCCCGATCCCCACATCATAAAACGAAGAGTCGTAGTGTTACTCCTGCACCTGAAAAGAAAGAAGAGACTCCTGAACCAGAGCCTTCAATCAAAATAAGAGAAACTTTGATCCAAGAGGCCACGTCTACCAG TGATATCTTGAAAGTCCCTAAGATTGAGCCTGTGCCAGATACCAAGGAAATGTCTCCAGAAGGAATttcaaagaaggaaaaagagaaggaaaaggagaagactCGTCAAAGGTCTCCATCCCGATCTAAGTCAAGGTCTAAGTCTCGCTCTCGTTCTCCATCTCATTCAAGACCAAGAAGGCGCCATCGATCGCGATCCAG ATCATACTCTCCAAGGAGGCGGCCTAGCCCAAGACGACGACCATCTCCTCGGAAAAGAAGCCCACCGAGACGCATTCCGCCTCCACCTAGACACAGAAGGAGCAGATCTCCCTTGAGACG GAGACGACGGTCATCAGCATCTTTATCGGGAAgtagttcctcctcctcctcttcacgtTCCCGCTCTCCACCAAAGAAACCACCCAAGCGGGTTGTATCCAGCCCTCCTCGTAAAGCACGTAGACTGTCTCCTTCTGCAAGTCCTCCTAGGCGAAGACATAGGCCTTCCCCACCGCCAAGTCCGCCCCCAAAGCCACGCAGGTCTCCAACACCTCAACAGTCAAACCGTGGAAGAAAACCCCGGGGCTCAGTCTCTCCCAGTAGGACCTCAG TACCCAAACACAAAAGTATTGAAAAAAGGGAATCTCCTTCACCGGCACCCAAACCTAGAAAAGTAGAATTGTCAGAATCAG AAGAAGACAAGGGTGGTAAAATGGCGGCTGCAGATTCTGTGCAACAGAGGCGACAGTACAGAAGACAGAACCAGCAGTCTTCATCTG ATTCTGGTTCGTCGTCTTCCTCTGAAGAGGAACGGCCAAAAAAGTCAAATGTGAAGAATGGTGAAGTGGGTAGACGCCGAAGACGCTCTCATTCCCGCAGCCCATCTCCTTCTCCACGCAAATGGCAGAAAGACTCTTCCCCTCG gaggaggagaagtcccTCACCACCGCCAGCTAGAAGACGGCGCTCTCCTtctcctgcccctcctccaagACGGCGCAGGTCACCTTCATTACCACGCCGAAG GTCTCCGTCACCACCACCTCGTCGGCATTCTCCTACACCCAGAAGATACTCTCCTCCAATTCAGAGAAGATACTCGCCTTCACCACCTCCGAAGAGAAGAAcagcttctccccctcccaagcGAAGGGCGTCGCCTTCCCCACAACCGAAACTCAGAGTTTCTCGCTCTCCACCACCCAAACAGAGAAGCTCTCCTCTGGCAAAGAGACGTTCGCCATCAATATCTTCCAAGCACAGGAAGGGGTCTCCTCCCAGCAGGTCCAACCGTGAACCTCGCTCCCCAGTGCAGAGTAAACGGCATTCTCCGTCCCCGCGACCTAGGCCTTCCCGTACCTCTTCAAGTCCCCCACCGCTGCGCAGGGGACCTTCGTCTTCGCCTCAGCAAAGACAGTCTCCATCTCCAAGCACTAGGCCAATCCGGAGAGTCTCAAGGACCCCTGAACCCAAGAAGTCAAAGAA GGTTTCTACACCAAGTCCGCATTCTCCGAGAAGGGGATCTTCATCCAGGTCTGCATCGGGATCACCCGAGCCACCCCCCAAGAAACATACAGCGCCTCCATCTCCTGCTCAGTCTCTGTCGCCCTCTGCTCACTGGTCACCAACGGCACCTGCAAAGAAGGCTAAAAGTCCTACACCAAGCCCATCACCTGTAAGG AATTCTGATCAGGAAGGAggtggcaagaagaagaagaagaagaaggataaGAAGCATAAAAAGGATAAGAAGCACAAGAAGCACAAAAAGCATAAGAAAGAGAAGGCTGCAgtagctgctgccatggctggttTTACCACACCTGCCCAGGATGATCCAGAGAAAAACGTAGAGCCCAAAAAG GAGACAGAAAGTGAAGCAGAAGATAACCTCGATGACTTGGAAAAGCATCTGCGCGAGAAGGCCTTGAGGTCCATGAGGAAGGCGCAAACGTCTCCGCCATCTTAG
- the SRRM1 gene encoding serine/arginine repetitive matrix protein 1 isoform X2, translating to MDAGFFRGTSAEQDNRFSNKQKKLLKQLKFAECLEKKVDMSKVNLEVIKPWITKRVTEILGFEDDVVIEFIFNQLEVKNPDSKMMQINLTGFLNGKNAREFMGELWPLLLSAQENIAGIPSAFLELKKEEIKQRQIEQEKLASMKKQDEDKDKREKEDKENREKRDRSRSPRRRKSRSPSPRRRSSPVRKERKRSHSRSPHHKTKSRSVTPAPEKKEETPEPEPSIKIRETLIQEATSTSDILKVPKIEPVPDTKEMSPEGISKKEKEKEKEKTRQRSPSRSKSRSKSRSRSPSHSRPRRRHRSRSRSYSPRRRPSPRRRPSPRKRSPPRRIPPPPRHRRSRSPLRRRRRSSASLSGSSSSSSSSRSRSPPKKPPKRVVSSPPRKARRLSPSASPPRRRHRPSPPPSPPPKPRRSPTPQQSNRGRKPRGSVSPSRTSVPKHKSIEKRESPSPAPKPRKVELSESEEDKGGKMAAADSVQQRRQYRRQNQQSSSDSGSSSSSEEERPKKSNVKNGEVGRRRRRSHSRSPSPSPRKWQKDSSPRRRRRSPSPPPARRRRSPSPAPPPRRRRSPSLPRRRSPSPPPRRHSPTPRRYSPPIQRRYSPSPPPKRRTASPPPKRRASPSPQPKLRVSRSPPPKQRSSPLAKRRSPSISSKHRKGSPPSRSNREPRSPVQSKRHSPSPRPRPSRTSSSPPPLRRGPSSSPQQRQSPSPSTRPIRRVSRTPEPKKSKKVSTPSPHSPRRGSSSRSASGSPEPPPKKHTAPPSPAQSLSPSAHWSPTAPAKKAKSPTPSPSPVRNSDQEGGGKKKKKKKDKKHKKDKKHKKHKKHKKEKAAVAAAMAGFTTPAQDDPEKNVEPKKETESEAEDNLDDLEKHLREKALRSMRKAQTSPPS from the exons ATGGACGCGGGCTTCTTCCGC GGAACAAGTGCAGAACAGGACAACCGCTTCAGCAACAAACAGAAGAAGCTACTGAAGCAACTGAAATTTGCAGAATGCCTAGAAAAGAAA GTGGACATGAGCAAAGTAAACCTGGAAGTAATCAAGCCATGGATAACAAAAAGAGTAACAGAAATCCTTGGATTTGAAGATGATGTAGTAATTGAATTTATATTCAACCAGTTGGAAGTGAAG AATCCAGATTCCAAAATGATGCAAATCAACCTGACTGGGTTCTTGAATGGGAAAAATGCTAGAGAGTTCATGGGAGAACTGTGGCCGCTACTGTTAAGCGCGCAAGAAAACATTGCTGGTATTCCATCTGCTTTCCTGGAGCTgaagaaagaagaaataaaacaGAGACAG ATTGAACAGGAAAAGCTGGCTTctatgaagaaacaagatgaagacaaggacaaaagagaaaaagaagataaAGAGAACAGGGAAAAGAGGGACCGATCCAGAAGCCCTAGAAG GCGCAAATCAAGGTCTCCTTCCCCTAGAAGGCGTTCATCACCAGTCAGGAAAGAGAGAAAACGCAGCCATTCCCGATCCCCACATCATAAAACGAAGAGTCGTAGTGTTACTCCTGCACCTGAAAAGAAAGAAGAGACTCCTGAACCAGAGCCTTCAATCAAAATAAGAGAAACTTTGATCCAAGAGGCCACGTCTACCAG TGATATCTTGAAAGTCCCTAAGATTGAGCCTGTGCCAGATACCAAGGAAATGTCTCCAGAAGGAATttcaaagaaggaaaaagagaaggaaaaggagaagactCGTCAAAGGTCTCCATCCCGATCTAAGTCAAGGTCTAAGTCTCGCTCTCGTTCTCCATCTCATTCAAGACCAAGAAGGCGCCATCGATCGCGATCCAG ATCATACTCTCCAAGGAGGCGGCCTAGCCCAAGACGACGACCATCTCCTCGGAAAAGAAGCCCACCGAGACGCATTCCGCCTCCACCTAGACACAGAAGGAGCAGATCTCCCTTGAGACG GAGACGACGGTCATCAGCATCTTTATCGGGAAgtagttcctcctcctcctcttcacgtTCCCGCTCTCCACCAAAGAAACCACCCAAGCGGGTTGTATCCAGCCCTCCTCGTAAAGCACGTAGACTGTCTCCTTCTGCAAGTCCTCCTAGGCGAAGACATAGGCCTTCCCCACCGCCAAGTCCGCCCCCAAAGCCACGCAGGTCTCCAACACCTCAACAGTCAAACCGTGGAAGAAAACCCCGGGGCTCAGTCTCTCCCAGTAGGACCTCAG TACCCAAACACAAAAGTATTGAAAAAAGGGAATCTCCTTCACCGGCACCCAAACCTAGAAAAGTAGAATTGTCAGAATCAG AAGAAGACAAGGGTGGTAAAATGGCGGCTGCAGATTCTGTGCAACAGAGGCGACAGTACAGAAGACAGAACCAGCAGTCTTCATCTG ATTCTGGTTCGTCGTCTTCCTCTGAAGAGGAACGGCCAAAAAAGTCAAATGTGAAGAATGGTGAAGTGGGTAGACGCCGAAGACGCTCTCATTCCCGCAGCCCATCTCCTTCTCCACGCAAATGGCAGAAAGACTCTTCCCCTCG taggaggaggagaagtcccTCACCACCGCCAGCTAGAAGACGGCGCTCTCCTtctcctgcccctcctccaagACGGCGCAGGTCACCTTCATTACCACGCCGAAG GTCTCCGTCACCACCACCTCGTCGGCATTCTCCTACACCCAGAAGATACTCTCCTCCAATTCAGAGAAGATACTCGCCTTCACCACCTCCGAAGAGAAGAAcagcttctccccctcccaagcGAAGGGCGTCGCCTTCCCCACAACCGAAACTCAGAGTTTCTCGCTCTCCACCACCCAAACAGAGAAGCTCTCCTCTGGCAAAGAGACGTTCGCCATCAATATCTTCCAAGCACAGGAAGGGGTCTCCTCCCAGCAGGTCCAACCGTGAACCTCGCTCCCCAGTGCAGAGTAAACGGCATTCTCCGTCCCCGCGACCTAGGCCTTCCCGTACCTCTTCAAGTCCCCCACCGCTGCGCAGGGGACCTTCGTCTTCGCCTCAGCAAAGACAGTCTCCATCTCCAAGCACTAGGCCAATCCGGAGAGTCTCAAGGACCCCTGAACCCAAGAAGTCAAAGAA GGTTTCTACACCAAGTCCGCATTCTCCGAGAAGGGGATCTTCATCCAGGTCTGCATCGGGATCACCCGAGCCACCCCCCAAGAAACATACAGCGCCTCCATCTCCTGCTCAGTCTCTGTCGCCCTCTGCTCACTGGTCACCAACGGCACCTGCAAAGAAGGCTAAAAGTCCTACACCAAGCCCATCACCTGTAAGG AATTCTGATCAGGAAGGAggtggcaagaagaagaagaagaagaaggataaGAAGCATAAAAAGGATAAGAAGCACAAGAAGCACAAAAAGCATAAGAAAGAGAAGGCTGCAgtagctgctgccatggctggttTTACCACACCTGCCCAGGATGATCCAGAGAAAAACGTAGAGCCCAAAAAG GAGACAGAAAGTGAAGCAGAAGATAACCTCGATGACTTGGAAAAGCATCTGCGCGAGAAGGCCTTGAGGTCCATGAGGAAGGCGCAAACGTCTCCGCCATCTTAG
- the SRRM1 gene encoding serine/arginine repetitive matrix protein 1 isoform X1 produces MDAGFFRGTSAEQDNRFSNKQKKLLKQLKFAECLEKKVDMSKVNLEVIKPWITKRVTEILGFEDDVVIEFIFNQLEVKNPDSKMMQINLTGFLNGKNAREFMGELWPLLLSAQENIAGIPSAFLELKKEEIKQRQIEQEKLASMKKQDEDKDKREKEDKENREKRDRSRSPRRRKSRSPSPRRRSSPVRKERKRSHSRSPHHKTKSRSVTPAPEKKEETPEPEPSIKIRETLIQEATSTSDILKVPKIEPVPDTKEMSPEGISKKEKEKEKEKTRQRSPSRSKSRSKSRSRSPSHSRPRRRHRSRSRSYSPRRRPSPRRRPSPRKRSPPRRIPPPPRHRRSRSPLRRRRRSSASLSGSSSSSSSSRSRSPPKKPPKRVVSSPPRKARRLSPSASPPRRRHRPSPPPSPPPKPRRSPTPQQSNRGRKPRGSVSPSRTSVPKHKSIEKRESPSPAPKPRKVELSESEEDKGGKMAAADSVQQRRQYRRQNQQSSSDSGSSSSSEEERPKKSNVKNGEVGRRRRRSHSRSPSPSPRKWQKDSSPRMQMGKRWQSPMVKSRRRRSPSPPPARRRRSPSPAPPPRRRRSPSLPRRRSPSPPPRRHSPTPRRYSPPIQRRYSPSPPPKRRTASPPPKRRASPSPQPKLRVSRSPPPKQRSSPLAKRRSPSISSKHRKGSPPSRSNREPRSPVQSKRHSPSPRPRPSRTSSSPPPLRRGPSSSPQQRQSPSPSTRPIRRVSRTPEPKKSKKVSTPSPHSPRRGSSSRSASGSPEPPPKKHTAPPSPAQSLSPSAHWSPTAPAKKAKSPTPSPSPVRNSDQEGGGKKKKKKKDKKHKKDKKHKKHKKHKKEKAAVAAAMAGFTTPAQDDPEKNVEPKKETESEAEDNLDDLEKHLREKALRSMRKAQTSPPS; encoded by the exons ATGGACGCGGGCTTCTTCCGC GGAACAAGTGCAGAACAGGACAACCGCTTCAGCAACAAACAGAAGAAGCTACTGAAGCAACTGAAATTTGCAGAATGCCTAGAAAAGAAA GTGGACATGAGCAAAGTAAACCTGGAAGTAATCAAGCCATGGATAACAAAAAGAGTAACAGAAATCCTTGGATTTGAAGATGATGTAGTAATTGAATTTATATTCAACCAGTTGGAAGTGAAG AATCCAGATTCCAAAATGATGCAAATCAACCTGACTGGGTTCTTGAATGGGAAAAATGCTAGAGAGTTCATGGGAGAACTGTGGCCGCTACTGTTAAGCGCGCAAGAAAACATTGCTGGTATTCCATCTGCTTTCCTGGAGCTgaagaaagaagaaataaaacaGAGACAG ATTGAACAGGAAAAGCTGGCTTctatgaagaaacaagatgaagacaaggacaaaagagaaaaagaagataaAGAGAACAGGGAAAAGAGGGACCGATCCAGAAGCCCTAGAAG GCGCAAATCAAGGTCTCCTTCCCCTAGAAGGCGTTCATCACCAGTCAGGAAAGAGAGAAAACGCAGCCATTCCCGATCCCCACATCATAAAACGAAGAGTCGTAGTGTTACTCCTGCACCTGAAAAGAAAGAAGAGACTCCTGAACCAGAGCCTTCAATCAAAATAAGAGAAACTTTGATCCAAGAGGCCACGTCTACCAG TGATATCTTGAAAGTCCCTAAGATTGAGCCTGTGCCAGATACCAAGGAAATGTCTCCAGAAGGAATttcaaagaaggaaaaagagaaggaaaaggagaagactCGTCAAAGGTCTCCATCCCGATCTAAGTCAAGGTCTAAGTCTCGCTCTCGTTCTCCATCTCATTCAAGACCAAGAAGGCGCCATCGATCGCGATCCAG ATCATACTCTCCAAGGAGGCGGCCTAGCCCAAGACGACGACCATCTCCTCGGAAAAGAAGCCCACCGAGACGCATTCCGCCTCCACCTAGACACAGAAGGAGCAGATCTCCCTTGAGACG GAGACGACGGTCATCAGCATCTTTATCGGGAAgtagttcctcctcctcctcttcacgtTCCCGCTCTCCACCAAAGAAACCACCCAAGCGGGTTGTATCCAGCCCTCCTCGTAAAGCACGTAGACTGTCTCCTTCTGCAAGTCCTCCTAGGCGAAGACATAGGCCTTCCCCACCGCCAAGTCCGCCCCCAAAGCCACGCAGGTCTCCAACACCTCAACAGTCAAACCGTGGAAGAAAACCCCGGGGCTCAGTCTCTCCCAGTAGGACCTCAG TACCCAAACACAAAAGTATTGAAAAAAGGGAATCTCCTTCACCGGCACCCAAACCTAGAAAAGTAGAATTGTCAGAATCAG AAGAAGACAAGGGTGGTAAAATGGCGGCTGCAGATTCTGTGCAACAGAGGCGACAGTACAGAAGACAGAACCAGCAGTCTTCATCTG ATTCTGGTTCGTCGTCTTCCTCTGAAGAGGAACGGCCAAAAAAGTCAAATGTGAAGAATGGTGAAGTGGGTAGACGCCGAAGACGCTCTCATTCCCGCAGCCCATCTCCTTCTCCACGCAAATGGCAGAAAGACTCTTCCCCTCG GATGCAGATGGGAAAGAGGTGGCAGTCGCCAATGGTTAAAAG taggaggaggagaagtcccTCACCACCGCCAGCTAGAAGACGGCGCTCTCCTtctcctgcccctcctccaagACGGCGCAGGTCACCTTCATTACCACGCCGAAG GTCTCCGTCACCACCACCTCGTCGGCATTCTCCTACACCCAGAAGATACTCTCCTCCAATTCAGAGAAGATACTCGCCTTCACCACCTCCGAAGAGAAGAAcagcttctccccctcccaagcGAAGGGCGTCGCCTTCCCCACAACCGAAACTCAGAGTTTCTCGCTCTCCACCACCCAAACAGAGAAGCTCTCCTCTGGCAAAGAGACGTTCGCCATCAATATCTTCCAAGCACAGGAAGGGGTCTCCTCCCAGCAGGTCCAACCGTGAACCTCGCTCCCCAGTGCAGAGTAAACGGCATTCTCCGTCCCCGCGACCTAGGCCTTCCCGTACCTCTTCAAGTCCCCCACCGCTGCGCAGGGGACCTTCGTCTTCGCCTCAGCAAAGACAGTCTCCATCTCCAAGCACTAGGCCAATCCGGAGAGTCTCAAGGACCCCTGAACCCAAGAAGTCAAAGAA GGTTTCTACACCAAGTCCGCATTCTCCGAGAAGGGGATCTTCATCCAGGTCTGCATCGGGATCACCCGAGCCACCCCCCAAGAAACATACAGCGCCTCCATCTCCTGCTCAGTCTCTGTCGCCCTCTGCTCACTGGTCACCAACGGCACCTGCAAAGAAGGCTAAAAGTCCTACACCAAGCCCATCACCTGTAAGG AATTCTGATCAGGAAGGAggtggcaagaagaagaagaagaagaaggataaGAAGCATAAAAAGGATAAGAAGCACAAGAAGCACAAAAAGCATAAGAAAGAGAAGGCTGCAgtagctgctgccatggctggttTTACCACACCTGCCCAGGATGATCCAGAGAAAAACGTAGAGCCCAAAAAG GAGACAGAAAGTGAAGCAGAAGATAACCTCGATGACTTGGAAAAGCATCTGCGCGAGAAGGCCTTGAGGTCCATGAGGAAGGCGCAAACGTCTCCGCCATCTTAG